The Zestosphaera sp. genome includes a window with the following:
- a CDS encoding NAD(P)H-hydrate dehydratase, with translation MRTLSSDEVRAADINSVFWGVSTRLLMENAGASIARVIKDLTSSKPCRVAVVAGSGGKAGDSFVAARHLAGEDYEVHVYLVSKIIRHEDAKENLEILKNQHNVLIHDYKAGMLLDYDVVVDGLLGIGVRGAPKDIYADAIKTINNSRGIKVAIDVPSGLDPDTGEAPGDVVRADVTITLVAPKPGLLKAPDVVGKLVVANIGLPPNALRAVGPGDVEVWFKKKDLRAKKGDGGRILVITGSKEFVGAPWLTALGAWVAGADLVYLAAPEYVLKSRFSPEVIGLPLEGDYLTEDSLKDVMGIMKKADVIVSGPGLGVREETRRFVKALLTTAREIRKPIVLDADALKLASKEDLTGVEVLMTPHLGEAAILIGVEPSHLISEDTLETRISVAKDIVERYRATLILKGYVDVIMSPDGNFKIRTGIGHQDMSCGGTGDVLTGLAATSLARAKDPFRAASIAAFVNAVAGELAYLIDGKSSPMNILKYIPQVLKEPLKTALKVRELRSSSDNVR, from the coding sequence TTGAGAACCCTCAGTAGTGACGAGGTGAGGGCAGCAGACATAAACTCAGTCTTCTGGGGCGTTAGCACGAGACTTCTCATGGAGAACGCGGGAGCAAGTATTGCGAGAGTGATTAAAGATTTAACTAGTAGTAAGCCGTGCAGAGTAGCCGTAGTCGCTGGTAGCGGCGGCAAGGCAGGAGATTCTTTCGTGGCGGCAAGACACCTAGCAGGAGAAGATTATGAGGTGCACGTTTACTTAGTCTCAAAAATCATAAGGCATGAGGACGCTAAAGAGAACCTAGAGATACTTAAGAATCAACATAACGTCTTAATTCACGACTATAAGGCTGGCATGCTCCTAGACTATGACGTGGTAGTTGACGGGCTTTTAGGGATAGGCGTGAGGGGAGCACCTAAGGATATCTATGCTGACGCAATAAAAACAATAAATAACTCTAGGGGAATTAAAGTAGCTATAGACGTGCCCTCAGGACTTGACCCAGACACGGGAGAAGCACCTGGAGACGTTGTTAGAGCTGATGTTACGATCACTTTAGTAGCTCCTAAGCCGGGTCTTCTTAAAGCGCCTGACGTAGTCGGCAAGCTAGTAGTAGCGAACATAGGTTTGCCACCTAACGCGTTAAGAGCCGTGGGCCCGGGTGACGTGGAGGTCTGGTTTAAGAAGAAAGACTTGAGAGCTAAGAAGGGCGATGGAGGCAGGATCCTAGTCATCACAGGTTCTAAGGAGTTCGTAGGTGCCCCGTGGTTGACCGCCTTAGGTGCTTGGGTTGCCGGCGCTGACCTAGTTTACCTGGCAGCACCAGAGTATGTGCTTAAGTCTAGATTCTCGCCTGAGGTGATAGGTCTGCCTCTTGAGGGCGACTACCTAACTGAAGACTCTCTTAAAGACGTCATGGGGATAATGAAGAAGGCCGACGTAATAGTCTCAGGCCCTGGTTTAGGCGTTAGAGAAGAGACTAGGAGATTTGTTAAGGCCTTACTGACTACAGCACGCGAGATTAGAAAACCTATAGTCTTAGATGCTGACGCTCTAAAACTGGCCAGCAAAGAGGACCTCACCGGAGTTGAGGTTCTTATGACTCCGCACTTAGGTGAAGCAGCCATACTCATCGGGGTTGAACCTAGTCACCTAATCTCAGAGGACACTCTAGAGACTAGGATTAGCGTAGCTAAGGATATAGTAGAGCGCTATAGAGCAACCCTAATTCTGAAGGGCTATGTAGACGTAATAATGTCGCCTGACGGCAACTTCAAGATACGTACTGGCATAGGCCACCAAGACATGAGTTGTGGGGGGACAGGCGACGTGTTAACAGGTCTAGCAGCTACATCACTTGCGAGAGCTAAAGACCCGTTTAGAGCAGCGTCTATAGCTGCCTTTGTCAATGCCGTTGCTGGCGAGCTGGCTTATTTAATTGATGGCAAGTCTTCGCCGATGAACATACTCAAATACATACCTCAGGTTCTTAAAGAGCCTCTAAAAACTGCCTTAAAAGTGAGGGAGTTGAGGAGTAGCTCAGATAATGTGAGGTGA
- a CDS encoding CTP synthase — translation MSKYVFVTGGVLSGLGKGVTAASIALLIKSMGYSVTAIKIDPYVNVDAGTMNPYMHGEVFVTEDGGETDLDIGHYERFLDMNLSKDNNITTGKIYSIVIEKERRGDFLGQTVQIIPHVTDEIKRQVELVARKYSSDVTVVEIGGTVGDIEGLPFLEAARQLRLERGSENVLFTHVVLVPRLSTLGELKTKPAQHSMQELRRIGIQPDILVARSSIPLTDEARRKLSLFGNLPPSHIFSNPDVDVIYEVPLRLHAQGLTKVLSEKLKLNYVEPDLSLWAEYVEKFRNPKHKVRVAMVGKYTKLTDSYLSIIEALKHSGALLRTRPEFIWVEATDVEKGVLNIRDIVSSVEGAVILPGFGERGVEGKINAIRVLREAEVPVLGICFGLQLMVVEFARNVLGLANAHTTEVDPNTPHPVVDLLSSQKGNIVKGGTMRLGSTEVRLVSGTLAWKIYNGSETVRERHRHRYQINPAYLRAFEENGFVVSGFSSEGFPEIMELRNYRFYFGVQYHPEFKSRPLRPSPVFTAFINALLT, via the coding sequence GTGAGTAAGTATGTCTTCGTGACTGGCGGAGTTCTCTCGGGTCTAGGTAAGGGAGTTACAGCAGCTTCCATAGCTCTGCTGATTAAGTCTATGGGTTACTCAGTTACAGCGATTAAGATAGACCCCTACGTTAACGTGGACGCAGGTACTATGAATCCTTACATGCATGGTGAGGTTTTCGTGACTGAAGACGGGGGCGAGACAGACTTAGATATAGGGCATTACGAGAGATTCTTGGACATGAACCTGTCTAAAGACAATAACATCACTACCGGCAAGATATACAGTATAGTAATCGAGAAGGAGAGAAGAGGGGACTTCCTAGGTCAGACTGTCCAGATAATCCCTCACGTCACTGACGAAATAAAACGCCAGGTAGAGCTCGTTGCTAGGAAGTATAGTAGTGACGTAACTGTAGTGGAGATCGGGGGGACTGTAGGAGACATAGAGGGTCTTCCCTTCCTTGAGGCAGCGAGGCAGTTAAGGCTTGAGAGAGGTTCTGAGAATGTTCTCTTCACGCACGTAGTCTTAGTTCCTAGACTATCTACTTTAGGAGAGCTTAAGACAAAGCCTGCTCAGCATAGCATGCAGGAGCTACGTAGGATAGGTATTCAGCCCGACATACTAGTTGCTAGGTCTTCTATTCCCCTGACTGACGAGGCTCGAAGGAAGCTATCTCTATTCGGTAACTTACCACCGTCACATATATTCAGTAATCCTGACGTAGACGTAATTTATGAGGTTCCTTTGAGGCTTCACGCTCAGGGACTAACTAAGGTTTTGTCTGAGAAGCTAAAGCTTAACTACGTAGAGCCTGACTTAAGTCTTTGGGCAGAGTACGTAGAGAAGTTCAGAAACCCTAAACATAAGGTTAGGGTAGCTATGGTTGGTAAGTACACAAAGCTAACAGACAGCTACCTAAGTATTATTGAGGCACTAAAGCATTCAGGAGCCCTGCTCAGGACAAGACCTGAGTTTATTTGGGTTGAGGCTACAGACGTGGAGAAAGGAGTTCTCAATATTCGAGATATCGTGAGTTCGGTTGAAGGGGCAGTAATACTACCTGGATTTGGTGAGAGAGGGGTTGAAGGGAAGATCAACGCAATAAGAGTTCTTAGAGAGGCTGAAGTGCCTGTATTAGGGATATGTTTCGGACTTCAATTAATGGTTGTTGAATTTGCTAGGAATGTCCTTGGTCTGGCTAACGCACACACCACTGAAGTAGACCCTAATACGCCACACCCTGTAGTAGACTTACTTAGTTCCCAGAAAGGAAATATAGTCAAAGGCGGTACTATGAGGCTGGGCTCTACCGAAGTTAGGTTAGTTTCAGGCACGCTCGCTTGGAAGATTTACAACGGTTCAGAGACCGTGAGAGAGAGACACAGGCACAGATACCAAATAAACCCGGCTTACCTACGCGCGTTCGAGGAAAACGGCTTCGTAGTGAGTGGGTTTAGTTCTGAAGGATTTCCTGAGATAATGG